The nucleotide sequence TCGCAGACAGGCATTGTCTGCACCTGCGTATTGGGGATACAGTTCAACCAGTTTTTTTAAAGTGGTTTCCAGTTCCGCGGTTCGATTTTCCTCTTCCAGAATCCGGGCGTAAGCCATCAGTCCCTGAAAATGATGGGGATGTTTACGGATCCAGTCGTCAAACCGCTTGGTATCATCGCTGGTCAGTGCAGTCAGATCCTGTTCTGACCAGTCAACCGAAGGGGCAAAATTCTCGGCTTCTGTTTTCATGTATGTAGCGAAATCCAGTTCCAGTTCGCCCAGTGTTTTTGTTCGACGTTCAATGGCGACATTAACCGGGATCCCGATTCGCAGATCATTCAGGATCAATTTTATCGCTTCAAAACCGAATTCATTGATCAGGTACTCCACGACCATGGATGACTGGTAGTAGGCGAACTGGATGTGCAGACTGCTTTTGGGATTCAGGAAGGCACTACTCAACTCACTGATCGGTGTCGTTTCCCCTTTGAGAATCATGTCCCGGTACTGGGGAATCATCGTTTCACCCCAGTGTGGGTTTTTCTGACGTTCTTCATAGACAGATAAACCTTCACTGATCCAGCGGGGCATTTTGTTTTTTGTGAGTTCCAGGGTGACCACATGGCAGAATTCATGCCACAACACGGACTGCCAGTTGGTGGGATGTTCCGCCTGAGAAGCCGGGCTGTTAGCGGTGATGACTTTTCCGAAACAGACGCCCAGGTATCCGGAGACGGCAGGCATCCCGAATGTACGGACAGCAAAGTCATCCGGATTGGGAAAAATTTCCACCGTGATTTTCTGATTGAGTTCCAGTTCATATTTTTTGCATAGAACCTGTTTCGCTTCGTGCAGAAGATTGAGGACTTCCTGGCCGTAAACTTCCGCTTCGCGGGTTTCCATGCGTACGATGAAGGTGTCATCTTCCAGTGTTTTGAAACTGGCCAGCTGATCTTTGAGTTCCAGCAGATTGAATATGGTTGTATCGTACCCGTCCTGCTGGTGAGCCTGCATGGCGTGTTCCCAGCCACTTACTTCACGACCCAGACGCAATTCATCTTGAGCCAGTTGAATGCGGGCTGGAATGAAATTTGAATCTTTCTGCAGTGCCTGTCGCTGGTAAGCAGCGCCTTCGGCAAAACGATAGTGTTCAGACAGAGCTTTACCAATCTGGTAGTCTACCTGTGGATTCTGGTCATGGTGACTGAGTGCCTGCCAGTAAAAGGCTGTTTCATCATGTGGCCGATGCTCAAAGTGGGCGATGACAGCGAGGCAGGACCATGCTTCGGCCTGGTGAGGATTAATATCAAGTACCACCTCCAGGCGTTGTTGTGCCTCTGAGTACTGTTCGGAATGAAGGCAGCGATAGATCTGTTCCAGGTGCACCGGGATGTAGTGAGGGTTAATACTCAATACCTGTGACATCAGCTTTTCAGAACGCTCTGGATTGCCGGTTTGCAGAGCTTTAGCCAACCCAAACAGCAGATCAGTATCCTCGGGGATTATTTTAATCGCTGCTTCAAAGATTTCCTGTGCCAGAATGAAGTCACGTTTGGATAAAGCCAGATTTCCGCTGGCAAGGTAAGCGTCTTTCTGCTTGGGGTATTCCCTGATGGCGCGGTCATAAAATGACTCCAGTACCAGCGCAGGATCTGCTTTTTTCAGGAGGGAAGCCTGTCCTAAGGCAATCAGACTGCTGGCATCGGTATAACGCCAGGCAGAGCGGCTGGCCAGTTCGTGAATGCTGTTGAGGAATTCTTCGGCTGCTTGATGCTCATTATTGAGCTGATAAATTTCATACGCTTTGAGGCGAAGCGGCAGGCTCCAGGAGTAGCGTTTGAGTCCCGCGTCGATTGTCTGTTGCGCTTCTGCATATTGACCGACGGCCAGTTCCGCTTTTGCTTTCAACAATGGCCATTCGGAACCATACGTTTTTTTCAGTATTGCCGCTTCCGTTTTTTTAATACAGGTCTGATATTGACCGGAATTCAGGAGCTGCTCACATACTTCCTGCTCATTGGCGTAAAGGGAAGTCTGGCTGAAAAGAGGGAGAATCAGGAAGGCGAAGAGGGAGAGAGTGCGATTCACAAGCTTTTTGTGAAAGAGCCGTTTAAGACAGGCGGCTGAAAGTTCAAGTTCGAACTCGAATCGATGCACTCTTTGCATATGCGCCCTTCCCTGGGAAAGTCCAATGCACGAAACGAATTTCGTGATCATTGAGATACCATACTTCAGAGTCGGATCCAAAACGGCTTCATATCCGAAACACCGAAGGAAGTTACTTCTGACTCGAGCAGCGCTGGAAGTAGATCATAAGTTGGAGAGCCAACGGAGAACCATATCTGAAAATTGCAAATTGTGCAATAAGAATTTTACCGGGGAGGGATATTTGACAATTTTTCCCAGAGCGTCAGAGTGTTTAGCGCATAAAAAAACAGGCAGTCCACTCTACTGTTTCGAAGTAAAGTGGCTGCCTGTTTAGCAGAGTTCAGTTCTGTTGAATAATCACAGAAACTGTGTTTGGCAAATCAAACTGACTTTAGAATTCGCCCAGAACCTGACCATCATTGATGATGGCAAGTTTCTGGTAGGTACCCATGGCAGCAGCACCTGCTGTGGAATTGTAGTCAGCTGAATTGATGTTCTCGCTGATGAATCGGACGGTACCATCACCCAGCAGGAAGTGACATCCACCTACGTGCTGGCTGCTGAAACCACGATGGGGAGCAGAACCGCTAGTTTTCTGATTGATGTTTGTCGCTTGGGAAACAACACCAGTTGTATCCTGTTCCAGGCCACCGACGGTGCTGGTGATACCAGTAGTGCCTGCTGCGTTGTAACGTCCGCCCGCCCAGATGGCAGCAGATGGCTGTGTAATTGTGCTGCCAGTCTGCTGGAAGGCACGTTCGCCGACCAGAATGGTGTTGGATGTTCCGTCTGTGAAATCACGGAAACGAACACTGCTTCGGGGGTAGAAGGAACCTTTGTACTGATAGGTATTGACGGGGGTACCAGTCAGGTCAGAAATGTGTCCTGAGACAGCGGGGTAGCTCAGAGCACCATAACCGCTTGTGCCATCGGTACGCAGGTTGTTAACCACAGGTACGATTGATGAAGGGCAGCGATATACGGGAATCGCAGTCTGCAGAGCATTCGCGGTAGACCCATAGGTGGCGTTTGCCAGTGGCATCAGTAATCCACCATTGGGGTTGATTGTGTTGTAGAGCGGTGCTTGATCAACGAAAGGCAGCAGGAATGTCGACCAGGCCCAGTTGTAGTCAGTTGAAGAACTGGCAGCGTTTACATTACCAAGTGGGAAAACTCTGTGGGTATCAGCGTAGTTGTGAATGGCGATACCAATTTGCTTGAGGCTGTTTTTGCAGGTAGAGCGTCGAGCAGCTTCACGTGCCTGTTGAACAGCGGGAAGGAGTAACGCAATCAGGATCGCAATGATTGCAATTACCACAAGTAGTTCGATCAGTGTGAACCCACGCTTGGGGGTTCCGAAACATCTCTTCATCTTAACTCCAGTTAAATTCGGGTGGGTTAGAGGGTGCCTGCGAGAAACGGCTGGTTTCTTCTATTTGAAGGTGGGTAGCTTCGAGCGCGTTAAACGCATTTGAAACATATACCTGTCAGGTAGAGGAAACAAGCAATCATTGAATATTGTTCAAAAAAAAACAAAATTTTTTTTGAACGGTGTGATTGTGTCTCGTGTCCGGGCTCTAACCCCCCTTTTTACAAGGAGTTATTTTGGGAAAATATGTCAAGAAAAAAATGATTTACACGAACGTGGTGTTCTGTACATTGGAAAAAATACCATGTTCTGCAAATACTGGCACGATGTTTGATCAGCGTCGCAGCCGCTCAAAACGGGCCAGGGCCATCAACGGAAAGTAGGTCCGGTAGAGGTGGTATTTGAGATAGAATACCTTGGGGAACCCGGTTCCGGTGAAGGGTTCTTCGTCCCAGTTGCCGTCTGCTTTCTGTGTTTCGAGCAGGTAATGCACTCCCCGCCGCACGGCGGCAGAGTCGATTTCATCGGCCGCCATCAATCCCATTAAAGCCCAGGCGGTTTGAGAGGGGGTTGCAGCGCCCTGCCCGCGTAGCGAAGGATCGGCGTAGCTGTCCGCGGTTTCTCCCCAGCCCCCAGATGGCTGTTGATGAGATTTCAACCAGCCGACCGCTCGAACAATTCGTGGATCATCAGCGGGGACTCCGATATTTGTCAGTCCCACAATCGACTGCCAGGTTCCATAGAGATAATTCACACCCCAGCGACCATACCAGCAGTGATCATCTTCCTGCTGACTCCAGACATATTCGAGCGCTTTTTGGCAGGCGGGATGACTGAGAGGCAGATGTACGTCGGCAAATGCCTCCAGAACGCGTGCTGTCAAATCGGCGGTACTGGGATCGACCATCGCATTGTGATCGGCAAACGGAACCTGGGTAAACAGTTCCCGGTCATTATCTCGATCAAAGGCACCCCAGCCTCCATCCTTATTCTGCATTCCCAGCATCCAGTGCATGCCACGCTGAATGGCGCCAATCATGGGTTCCAGCAGGTCCAGATCCGCGTAGGCCTGCTCGCGCGACTCGCTGCGACCGACAACGATTGCTTCCGTGTTGAGATCTTCGTCATAGGGGTTCCATTCCGGTGTGACGAGGAAATCGGTCAGCCACCGGTCCTGTTTTAGAGTTTTAGGCATACACCGTCTGAGCGCCATGATGACCATCGCGGTGTCATCCACATCGGGATAGAACTCATTATTGAATTCAAAGTACCAGCCACCCGGTGCTTGCGATTTGCTGGAATTTACCCAGTCTCCCGGTTCACGAGCTTCCTGAGAGAGGAGCCATTTCACGGATTTTCGGATGGCGAGATGCCGGTTGGAGACCCCCGCCTCCCGCAGGGCAATCGTGCTGAGGGCGGTATCCCAGACAGGCGATTTGCAAGGTTGTAAGCGAATTCGGTCGCCCTCTTTGATTTGCAGTTTTTTCAGTTCGCTTAAAGCACGCTGAATCCCGGGGCTGTTTTCCTCCTGTCCCAGGCATTTTAAGGCAATGACTGTCCAGATGATTGGCGGAAAAATGGCTCCCAGTCCATCACTTTTTTCAAAGCGATCGGTCATCCACTGATAAGCTCTGTTGACGGCCCGCTTGCGAAATGGTTTCAGTCCCAGATTTTCAATGAGTTTGATACCCTGATCGACTACCTGGAAAAAACCATGCCAGTTGAACCACGGTTTTTTCGAGAGAGAATCCAATGCTTCGGACTTGGGCATCGTCCTGGGGTAGTCTTCCGGTCGTCCGGTAAACAGCTCGGTGATCCCCTGCTCTTCCGGCAGAGTGATTGAGGGGCGATATTCCCAGAGGATACTCAAGGGAACGAGAATCGTACGGGACCAGGCTGACATTTCAAAAATATTGAAAGGCATCCAGCGCGGAATCAACATCAGCTCCGGTGGGACAGCCGGGCACTTGGAATAGGGAATGACTCCCAGTAAGGCCAGGTAGAAACGCGTGAAACTGTTGACGGCTTCCACTCCGCCGGCAGCCAGAATCGCTTTGCGGGCGCGTTGCATGTATTCCTCTGCTGGCGAGTGACCTGTCAGTTTGAGCGCGAAGTAGGCTTTGACCGAGGCGGAGATTTCGATGGGCCCTTCCGGGTACATATTCCAGCCCCCCGCAGGCATCTGTATATCCATCAGGTAGTTGGCAGCCTGAACTGCTTCCTCAGAGTTCTGTTTTCCCAGAAAGGTCAGCAGCAGAATGTATTCAGACTCCAGGATCGAATCTCCTTCGAGTTCTCCGACCCAGTAGCCCTCTTCATGCTGCAGGGACAACAGGTAATCGCGCGAGCGGCTAATCCCTTTGAGCAACTGCTCTGGATGATCGAAGGGGGCAGCTTCCGTGCTGGGGAAAATCTTGAAGGTGGGGGCTGTTCCGTGACCAGGTTCGGGGTTGCCGGACAGATCACTGGCTCTCAGTCTGCCTGAATTCATTTCAGGTACTCCCTGACGTTGTTGATATGGATTCCATTCCCGGGAAATTGCTCTGACGCTGATCGCGCGCATTCAATTTCGAGGTTGAGATCATAAGCGGAGACCGCTTTTTGTACAACCTCAATCAAGGTAAGGGGTTTGAGACTGCATCCAGTTTTACTCTAGCGTCTCCAAGGCCATTTGGATCGGGTATAATAGATCGGGAGACGCTATTGTTAAATGTGATGCGCTCTGGAATCCGGGCTCAAACGCTGTCGAGAGGTCTGACTGTTTCAGCAGGATTCCGCCTGGGCAGCCAGTTCTGAGGGCTCATCTTTAGTCGCATCCATTTCGTGCCCTGAAATGATCACCTCAAATCCCAGATCGGCGATCATTTCATAGTCTGCTTCAGCTGCCTGTCCTTTGGTTGTCAGGTAATCACTGACAAACATGGAGTTGGCTGCATAGAGCCCCATGGCCTGCATCGAACGCAGATTGACTTCGCGGCCTCCGGCAATACGAATTTCTGTGGCAGGATGCGCCATCCGGAACAGACAGAGTGCTTTCAGACAATACCGGGGGTCGAGTTCATCGACGGCTTCGAGTGAGGTACCATCAATGGAATTCAGGAAGTTGACCGGGATAGAGCGGGTTTCCAGTTCGCGGAGTTCGAAAGTGGCGTCGACAATGTCTTCCGGGACTTCGCCCATACCCACAATCAGGCCACTGCAGAGTTCCATGCCGGCTTCCCGGGCTACTTTCAATGTCTGCAGGCGATCTTCATAGGTGTGCGTGGTACAGATTTTTTCGTAATATTCGCGGCTGGTATTCAAATTATGATTGATGCGATTCACACCGGCCTGCTGCAGACGTTTCGCCTGATCTTCATTCAAAAGACCCAGGCAGCAGCAGATTCGCAAATCAAACGAGGATTTGATTTTTTCCACGACAGAAGCGACATGCTCCACTTCTTTATCTGTCGGTCCACGTCCACTGGCGACGATACAGTAGGTTCCCGCTTTCGCTTCATCAGCGGCTTTCGCACCTTCGAGCAGTTTTTCTTCATTGAGCATGCGGTATTTAGGAATATCAGCCTTGGAACCACGAGCCTGTGAACAGTAGCCACAATCTTCCGGGCAGAGACCACTTTTAGCGTTTTTCAGGTAGTAAAGTTGTACCTGTTTTCCAAAATGTTTCTGTCGGATGCGATAGGTGGCAGACAGCAGGTCCAGCAATTCATCATCACTTGAGTTTAGGATTTCCAAGCCTTCTTCACGGGTGATCTGGTAACCGGTTAAAACCTGATCTGCGAGTATTTGCCAGCGTGAAGGAGATGAAGTGACCTGATTGTTCATCAAAGATATCTTTCAGTGCAGAAGGAGCGAGTTTTGCGAAGTAGGCCGGGCGTTCCGGCGAAAATTATGGAATTCGGAGCCTGTATCAGTCAGCACATCATGGACCCTGAATGTCTTCTGAATCCACCGACGCATTGTTGTGGCAGGACAGGATTTCGGGCTGTGTAAGAGTGTGCAGTTGATGTCAGGGTCTTGTAGTGCTCTATGATAGGCGAAATCAGGGAGAGTACAAGTAAGCTGGCTGTCATGGGGAGGGGCTGTTTTGAGGATTTTCTGAATCAGTTTAATAGGATGTTCGAATCCACTTCTGACTGACATCTCCCTGGTCATCCCTCAATGTGAACATTTTTTCTTCGATCGAGTGAATCTCACGTACAAACTCACTTCCCCAGAGTTGTTTGATGTAATCCAGCTTGTTTTCTGGACTCCCGCCGACAGCCCGTAATGTCAAAGTGGCGGCGTTTAATCGCCATTCGATATCGATTGTGACTTTTTTGCCCAGAACCGAACGCCAGATCCCCTGTGGTTCAATTACCATTGTGGCTGTACCGTTTTCATTAATGGTCAGGATCTGCCTGCTGGTACTTTTGGTCTGTTCCCATTTTCCAACGAGACGTGCCAGGAGTTCTTCAGGGGTAAGTTCTGCGGATTTCTGATTGGATTCAGGCTGATGTTGGGTTTCAGCAGGTTTGATTTTGGAAGTCACACGAGCTGGAATCTGATGCAGAACCCGTTTCTGATTGTGAGTCTGAGCTCTGCCTGACTGTCTACGATTTGAATTCGCGGAAGGATACAGGAAGGCAGCTGCAAGTCCAACCAGCGCCAATATCACGATTCCCGTTTTTTTCATCAATTAAGTCCCTGGAACAACAAAACGACCCGATTGCAGCGTAACTATATCTTATTTTCGGCAGCAGGGAACACCAAGATTTCTTTAAAAATGGCAGAACAGGTACTTTAAATACAGTCTGTAGATGCAAAAGGGTTACCGGCCCAGACTTCCATTGGTATTTTTTTTCTTGACCGGTGTATGGAAATGTATATGGCTTTGTCCGATGACGGCAGTTAACTGTGTTTCAAATTCATTACTGCAGGAAACGCGCAGACTACCGGGAGGGTTGAGTACATACCGCAGCTGTGTGCCCGGCTTCTCCTGGTCTACCGAATCGACGACCAGAATGACTTCTGTCTGGCCGGGAAACTGCGTCAATACATCGTGAACATTGACCATATCCTGCCTGGTGTGTACTCCGCGCTTAAAATTGATAGCCAGACGATCGGTAAACTGCTTCCGGGCATCATTCAAGGTGAGCAGCTGATCGACAATAACATTGGGTTCCCTGCCCCGTTTGTCGATTTTCCCTTTGATAATGACCATTGCTTCCATCTTGACCTTCTCGCCCATTGATGCGAACTGTTCGGGCCACATGATACAGCGAACCAGTCCGTGCGGATCTTCGAGGTCAAAGTTCACATAGCGGGTGTTCCCGTTCTTGCTTGGTTTTTTCGTGGCTGCCATTTTGATCGAAGAAACCATGCCTGCCAGAATGACTTCGACCCGGTCATCCATTTCTGCCAGTTCATTGGTCTGATTTTGAGCATATTTGGTAAGCGAGGTTCCCATCTCAGCCAGTGGGTGTGAAGTGAGATAAAAGCCGAAGACTTCTTTTTCGGCGCCCAGTTTTTGTGCGCGCGGCCAGTCTTCTGCTTCCGGCAATGATGCTTCTTCTTCTGCACCGGTTTCTTCGTCAACCGTTTCGTCGCCAAACAGACTCTTCTGACCGCGTGCCCGGTCGCGATGAATATTCAAGGCGGATTGCACTGCACGCTCAACTGTGAGCATTAACTGCGCCTGGTTCCCGCCGAGGCTGTTGAGGGCCCCTGCCTTGATCAGGGTTTCAAGCGTGCTCTTGTTGAGGGTTTTAGGATCGACGCGTTCACACAGGTTGTACAGGCTGGTAAAAGGGCCATTCTCTTCACGCTCTTTAACGACAGCTTCAAGTACCTGTTCGCCAACCCCTTTAATCGCCCCCATGCCAAAGCGGATCTTTTCACCATCTACGCTGAATTCTACTTCGGAGCGATTGATGTCTGGCGGGAGTACTTCGATTTTCATACGGCGACAGTCATCAACGTGTTCGGTGATTCGCTCATGACTTTCCATGCCGCAGGAGAGTAAAGCCGCCATGAATTCTTTGGGGTAATGCGCTTTCAGATATGCGGTCGCGTAGGCGACTCCACCGTAGGCGGTCGAGTGTGATTTATTGAACCCGTAACCAGCGAACTTTTCGATCATTTCGAACAGGTCCGTTGCCAGTTTGACATCCACGCCACTTTTTTTGGCGCCTTCGAGATATTGATCCCTGAAGTCGGCAATGATTTTCAGCTTTTTCTTACTGATCGCTTTAATACAGCGGTACGCTGCAGAAAGTTCGATGCCTCCGACGCGGTTCAGAATCCGCATGACCTGTTCCTGGTAGACCATCACGCCGTAGGTCTCATCCAGAATTTCATCGACAATGGGATGAACTTTGGGAATCGGGATCCGGTTGTTTTTTACATCCACGTACTGCATCACCATCCCCCCTTCCAGAGGGCCCGGTCGGTACAGAGCGGAAGTTGCGATAATATCTTCGAACTTGTCCGGCTTCATTTTGGTCAGCAGATCACGCATCCCGCCACTTTCCAGCTGAAAGATCCCTTTGGTTTCTCCTCGCTGGAGCAGTTCAAAGGTTTCCTGATCATCCAGGGGGAGCTTATGCGGATTGATATCGATGCCCCGATGTTTTTTGACGTTTTGAACGGCTTTGTCCAGAATTGTCAGATTGCGCAGTCCCAGGAAGTCCATCTTGAGCAGTCCCACCGATTCGACGGTGGGACCATCCCATTGTGTAATGATGTCGGTCTTACCGGTAATGGACTGCAGCGGAACAACTTCAGAGAGCGGCAGGTCAGCCACCACGACGCCTGCCGCGTGTGTGCCTGCACTGCGGCATAGTCCTTCCAGCTGCATGGCCAGATCGAGCAGTCGTTTGATCTCCGAATCCTGATCGTAGGCAGATTGCAGATCGGGGCTTTCTTTTAACGCGTCTTTCAGTTTGATCCCCAATGATTCCGGGATCATCTTGGCAATTTCATTGACTCGCGCCAGGGGAACGCCGAGCGCACGTCCTACGTCACGAATCGCCGCTTTGGCTTTCAATGTTCCAAAGGTGCCGATCTGTGCCACGCTTTTTTCACCATACTTCTGCTTGGTGTAATCGATCACCAGCTGGCGTCGATCACGACAGAAGTCGATATCGATATCGGGCGGTTCGGTACGGCTGGGATCCAGAAATCGCTCAAACAGCAGGTCATACTTGAGCGGGCAGACCTGGGACATTCCGAGCAGAAATGCGACGATGGCACCACACGCTGATCCACGAGCCGTACAGGGGATCCCTTCGTTTTCGGCAAACTGCACGAAATCCCAGACGATCAGGAAGTAACTGGAATAACCCATTTGTTCAATCACGCCGAGCTCCAGATCGAGTCGATCCCAGTGCGCCTGCGTCAATTCGTCGCCGTATTTTATGGGCAGACGTTCTTCGCAAAGTTTTCGCAGGTATTGCGTGTCGGTCAAATTATCTGGTGGCTGGAATACCGGGTAGAACTTTTTATCCGACATCTGGATGTCGACGCGTTCTGCAAGTTCCTGGGTTCTGGCGACCGCATCTTCAAGTCCGGGGAATGCATTATACATCTCATCCTGGGTACGTACAAAGAACTGGTCACCGGTCATTTTCATGCGTTTTTCATCGCTGACGACGGCGCGTGTACTCACGCAGAGCAAGACATCCTGCGCTTCGGCATCTTTTTGATCGACATAGTGTGCATCATTGGTCGCGACGAGAGGCAATCCCATGCGGTTGGCCAGATCCACGGTTCCTTCCAGGCACTGCCGCTGTATTTCCAGACCTGCATTCTGGATTTCCATATAGACTCGGTCGCCAAACACTTTTTCATACCAGGCGCATAATTTTTCTGCTTCTTCCCAGTCTTCACCCAGAATGTGGTGTGACAGTTCACCGGCGGCGCAGCCTGTCAGCAGAATCAGGCCTTCACTGTGTGCCTCCAGGATTTCCTTGTCGATACGGGGTTTGTAATAGAAACCTTCCAGGTAGGATGCCGAAGAGAGCTTGATCAGGTTTTCGAACCCCTGCCGGTTCTGTGCCAGCAGTGTCAGGTGAAAACTGGCTTCTTTCATTCGCGAAGCCCCTTTTTCAAAACGGCTCCGGGGGGCGATATAGGCTTCCAGCCCCAGGATGGGATTCACGTCCTGACTGCGGCAATGCTGATAGAAGTCCATCGCACCGTACAGGTTGCCGTGGTCAGTAATCGCGAGCGAATTCATGCCCGCTTCTTTGACTTTACTTACCATTTCGGGGATGCGACTGGCACCATCCAGCATACTGAAGTGAGTGTGACAATGCAGGTGAGCAAAAGGTCTGGGGTCGCTCATATTATTCCGTGCTCCCGTCTTTTATAAATGCCATCCAGGCAAAATACAGCTCTGGCTGTGAGAGATTTGTGATTTCCGGAAGCTGGAGAGGACTCTGCTACAGCATTCCATTCCCTGAGTGTATGGGGATTATCTGGTTTGTCAATCTACCAAAAGATACTTCACTTCTGGTTTTTGATATGTACTTTGATTGATGAAAGTACGCTTGAATTTCACACTGTCGCTGCAAAGTATTACAGAAGAAAGAGGTGAGTTACTACATCGTTCTTTTAAAGCCCGAAGCAGCTTTACTTAGATTTTTTCAACCGATCCAGAGGTTGATATACCAGTTCACTCCATCAGACAGGGGAGGAATCAGGTCACACGCCAACAGGAGCGGCGTGTAGAACGCAGCGAAGAATGGCGAACTCATTGAGTTAAATGAAGCGTACCACTGCCAGAATAAAGGGCCGATGGATAACACATACAAAAGGAGAAAGACAGTGACTTGGATCGTGGAAGTGATAATGTATCGCCGCCATGACCACGGTTTCTGAACAGATTGCCGTTGATGGTCTGATTGATCAGGTGACTGCGTTGGTGAACTTTCCATGGATACTATTCTAACTTTCAGCTATGGGGCAGGTCAATTGCCAGATTCCAGCACTCAGCTGCATTCTCATGGATTTTACGCAGAATTCATAAGCGGAATTGAATTATGGTAATTTATGATGAGTGCGAAACCATTCGATGGTAGCACTCATGGACTGCTGAAAAGTTTTTTGTGGCTGATAATTCAGTTCCTGTTGCGCTTTTTGCGAACTGAAATCCAGGTTCAGTCCCAGAAACTTGATGCGTGCCTGCGACAGGATCGGGGCCTGTTTTTTGCCCAGAAATCTCCAGAGACCTTCCATTACGCGGGCCAGATTTCTGGCGACTGGCAGAGGGACTACTTTCTTAGGTGGAGGATATTCAGCCAGTTCCGCGATGGTGGAAATAAATTCGCGCTTACTGACCAGTGAGACATCTGTGATATTGTATGTCTGGCTCAATGCGTCTTCGTTGAACAGAGCCAGGAATATGGCATCGACCAGATGTTCGACATAGGTATTATTCATCAGCTTTTCGGGGCTGCCCAGGTACGCGAATCGACCGGATTTTAATCTCTCCAGGATACGGGGCAGAACCGTCCGGTCACGGGGACCATAAATGAATCCCGGACGCAGAACGGTATAAGGGATGGAATGCTTCCGGAGCAGTTGTTCGGATTCAATTTTGCTCAGTGTATATCCATCGATGCCGGCAGCGTGGGGCGGCTCTGTTTCGTCAGTGCCATAATGATCGCGGGCTTCGTAGACTCCCAGCGAACTGATGTGAATCAAATGTCTGATCAGGCATTGTTCTTCGAGTGCGGTCAGCAGATTTTCTAAACCTCTGACGTTGGTATTTCGATATTCGTCGACACTTCCCCAGTCACCTACTTTGGCTGCCGTGTGGACGACGATCGTGACACCTGTCAGGGCATCACGCAGTGAGTTTTTATCGGTTAAATCACCCTCAATCAGCTCGGCGTCGAATTCTTTCAGGTACTCTGCCTGATCGAGAGAGCGAACCAGTGCGACTGTTGGTATCCCCGCCTGTCGTGCGCGTTGAATGACATGGCTGCCAACCAGACCTGTTCCCCCTGTCACAAGCAGTTTTTGTTCCGATTGAACGGTCATGTTTTTTTTCCTGATTCAGATTGGGTGTCGTCGCGAATTGAACAATTCAGAATGATTCCGTTTGCAGCCGGGCGATGATCTGTCTGGAACGTGGCCCCTGCCCCTGGAACCGAAATGTGCGAGCCGTTTGCGAGGAGTGCTCGATATTGATTTGCAGGAGATCGCCTGGAAGGACGTCTCTGACTTTGTCGGCCCATTCGATCAGACAGACACCGTTAGAGTACAGCAGGTCATCGGCTCCCAGTTCAAGAAACTCATCGGTATCCCGCAGGCGATAGGTGTCGAAGTGATACAGGG is from Gimesia maris and encodes:
- the tsaE gene encoding tRNA (adenosine(37)-N6)-threonylcarbamoyltransferase complex ATPase subunit type 1 TsaE gives rise to the protein MQSEIEWTFESTSELDTQRLGKKLAEYLTPGTVIALNGNLGAGKTRLVQAIATALDVDPAEVTSPTFVLIQEYQGRLPLYHFDTYRLRDTDEFLELGADDLLYSNGVCLIEWADKVRDVLPGDLLQINIEHSSQTARTFRFQGQGPRSRQIIARLQTESF
- the dnaE gene encoding DNA polymerase III subunit alpha yields the protein MSDPRPFAHLHCHTHFSMLDGASRIPEMVSKVKEAGMNSLAITDHGNLYGAMDFYQHCRSQDVNPILGLEAYIAPRSRFEKGASRMKEASFHLTLLAQNRQGFENLIKLSSASYLEGFYYKPRIDKEILEAHSEGLILLTGCAAGELSHHILGEDWEEAEKLCAWYEKVFGDRVYMEIQNAGLEIQRQCLEGTVDLANRMGLPLVATNDAHYVDQKDAEAQDVLLCVSTRAVVSDEKRMKMTGDQFFVRTQDEMYNAFPGLEDAVARTQELAERVDIQMSDKKFYPVFQPPDNLTDTQYLRKLCEERLPIKYGDELTQAHWDRLDLELGVIEQMGYSSYFLIVWDFVQFAENEGIPCTARGSACGAIVAFLLGMSQVCPLKYDLLFERFLDPSRTEPPDIDIDFCRDRRQLVIDYTKQKYGEKSVAQIGTFGTLKAKAAIRDVGRALGVPLARVNEIAKMIPESLGIKLKDALKESPDLQSAYDQDSEIKRLLDLAMQLEGLCRSAGTHAAGVVVADLPLSEVVPLQSITGKTDIITQWDGPTVESVGLLKMDFLGLRNLTILDKAVQNVKKHRGIDINPHKLPLDDQETFELLQRGETKGIFQLESGGMRDLLTKMKPDKFEDIIATSALYRPGPLEGGMVMQYVDVKNNRIPIPKVHPIVDEILDETYGVMVYQEQVMRILNRVGGIELSAAYRCIKAISKKKLKIIADFRDQYLEGAKKSGVDVKLATDLFEMIEKFAGYGFNKSHSTAYGGVAYATAYLKAHYPKEFMAALLSCGMESHERITEHVDDCRRMKIEVLPPDINRSEVEFSVDGEKIRFGMGAIKGVGEQVLEAVVKEREENGPFTSLYNLCERVDPKTLNKSTLETLIKAGALNSLGGNQAQLMLTVERAVQSALNIHRDRARGQKSLFGDETVDEETGAEEEASLPEAEDWPRAQKLGAEKEVFGFYLTSHPLAEMGTSLTKYAQNQTNELAEMDDRVEVILAGMVSSIKMAATKKPSKNGNTRYVNFDLEDPHGLVRCIMWPEQFASMGEKVKMEAMVIIKGKIDKRGREPNVIVDQLLTLNDARKQFTDRLAINFKRGVHTRQDMVNVHDVLTQFPGQTEVILVVDSVDQEKPGTQLRYVLNPPGSLRVSCSNEFETQLTAVIGQSHIHFHTPVKKKNTNGSLGR
- the bioB gene encoding biotin synthase BioB, whose translation is MNNQVTSSPSRWQILADQVLTGYQITREEGLEILNSSDDELLDLLSATYRIRQKHFGKQVQLYYLKNAKSGLCPEDCGYCSQARGSKADIPKYRMLNEEKLLEGAKAADEAKAGTYCIVASGRGPTDKEVEHVASVVEKIKSSFDLRICCCLGLLNEDQAKRLQQAGVNRINHNLNTSREYYEKICTTHTYEDRLQTLKVAREAGMELCSGLIVGMGEVPEDIVDATFELRELETRSIPVNFLNSIDGTSLEAVDELDPRYCLKALCLFRMAHPATEIRIAGGREVNLRSMQAMGLYAANSMFVSDYLTTKGQAAEADYEMIADLGFEVIISGHEMDATKDEPSELAAQAESC
- a CDS encoding NAD-dependent epimerase/dehydratase family protein, which translates into the protein MTVQSEQKLLVTGGTGLVGSHVIQRARQAGIPTVALVRSLDQAEYLKEFDAELIEGDLTDKNSLRDALTGVTIVVHTAAKVGDWGSVDEYRNTNVRGLENLLTALEEQCLIRHLIHISSLGVYEARDHYGTDETEPPHAAGIDGYTLSKIESEQLLRKHSIPYTVLRPGFIYGPRDRTVLPRILERLKSGRFAYLGSPEKLMNNTYVEHLVDAIFLALFNEDALSQTYNITDVSLVSKREFISTIAELAEYPPPKKVVPLPVARNLARVMEGLWRFLGKKQAPILSQARIKFLGLNLDFSSQKAQQELNYQPQKTFQQSMSATIEWFRTHHKLP